A window of Cohnella herbarum contains these coding sequences:
- a CDS encoding D-alanyl-D-alanine carboxypeptidase family protein — MRWKRLFVIVAVMVLLGWAVDIRGKISTSKKPGPSLAVVSAVMMEADTGKWLYTSNGKEALPPASMSKMMTETLILDSIQSGELAWDDTIAASAYAAQVGGAGMELTEGQRVSVKELFDAMAIHSANDAAVALAENIAGSETEFVKRMNQKAQEIGLSDDTYFANATGLSSTDIESYATAAADGDTVMTAEDVALLARYLIETHPEILKITKKATASAESEPDLLKTTNEMLPGQRFGTKGNDGLKTGYTKQAGYCFTGTTIIDGRRYITVVMGASTPEARFEETKKLLDYAKESL, encoded by the coding sequence GCCGTAGACATTCGGGGGAAAATAAGCACATCGAAAAAACCGGGTCCTAGTTTAGCGGTCGTATCCGCAGTCATGATGGAAGCCGACACCGGCAAATGGTTATATACGAGCAACGGCAAGGAAGCCCTTCCGCCGGCAAGCATGTCCAAGATGATGACGGAAACGCTTATATTGGATAGCATTCAATCCGGCGAGCTTGCATGGGACGATACGATCGCTGCGAGCGCATATGCAGCTCAAGTAGGCGGAGCCGGAATGGAGTTAACCGAAGGGCAAAGAGTATCGGTCAAGGAGCTGTTCGATGCGATGGCCATTCATTCCGCCAATGACGCAGCCGTAGCTTTAGCCGAAAATATTGCCGGATCGGAAACCGAATTCGTGAAACGGATGAATCAGAAGGCGCAAGAGATCGGTTTATCGGACGATACTTATTTCGCTAACGCGACGGGGTTGTCGAGTACAGACATCGAGAGTTATGCTACGGCGGCAGCTGACGGCGATACGGTAATGACGGCCGAGGACGTGGCGTTGCTGGCCAGATATTTAATCGAAACTCATCCGGAAATATTGAAGATCACCAAGAAAGCGACTGCGTCTGCGGAAAGTGAACCGGATCTGCTGAAGACGACGAACGAAATGCTTCCGGGGCAGAGGTTCGGGACGAAGGGCAACGACGGCTTGAAGACAGGTTATACGAAACAGGCCGGTTATTGTTTTACGGGAACGACGATCATCGATGGGCGGCGATACATTACGGTGGTCATGGGCGCAAGCACTCCCGAAGCACGCTTCGAGGAAACGAAGAAGTTGCTTGATTATGCGAAAGAGAGCTTATGA
- a CDS encoding DUF2627 family protein has translation MKLVIQRLIAILLLVIPGLSAAYGFLLMKDALFDYFAKMGDVDTITPDFSWGMFIAGAVLFLIGIGFIGGWIFFRDRKHNYLSSRFRPKTPRPSRPSSSDNPDRT, from the coding sequence ATGAAATTGGTTATCCAACGCCTAATCGCCATATTATTACTCGTTATTCCCGGCCTCTCGGCCGCATATGGCTTCTTGTTAATGAAAGACGCGTTATTCGATTATTTCGCAAAAATGGGCGACGTCGATACGATTACTCCCGATTTTTCATGGGGAATGTTCATAGCCGGCGCGGTTCTTTTTCTAATCGGCATCGGCTTTATAGGCGGCTGGATATTCTTCCGAGATCGTAAGCACAATTATTTGTCTTCGCGATTCCGGCCGAAAACTCCCCGCCCTTCGAGACCGTCCAGCTCGGACAATCCTGATCGGACGTAG
- a CDS encoding MBOAT family O-acyltransferase, translating into MVFSSLFFLYLFLPILLIAYFVFKNTTYRNWILIFFSFAFYAWGEPVWIVLLLIASMIGYLFALGIEKYRGTWIAKAQYIVAIAVNIGILGFFKYAGFLVDNVNAILPFDIPHPEVTLPIGISFFTFEIICYLTDVYKGTIKAPRSPKKLLLYVSFFPHLVAGPIIRYSDIEQQIDNPRVTMAGFSEGITRFMIGLGKKVIIANLLGESVEQILNPSSGSASVLGIWFGVCLFALQIYFDFSGYSDMAIGLGKMFGFNLRENFNYPYVSKSAGEFWRRWNMSLGGFFRDYVYIPLGGNRRFYLRNLFVVWFLTGFWHGASWNFIIWGLYFGLLIYLERVFLGKLLEKAGAFVSHVYGVLMMLIGWVWFYFTDLNEAVKALLIMFGLDNKALYTLELQIYFKDNMLLFFVAIIASTPLMKWTFTRLAESNPKLGAGLHGVGVPVLNIAILIVATILLIGSTYNPFLYYRF; encoded by the coding sequence GTGGTATTTTCCAGTTTATTCTTTTTGTACTTGTTTTTGCCGATTTTACTCATTGCGTACTTCGTTTTCAAGAATACGACTTATCGCAACTGGATTCTGATCTTCTTTTCCTTTGCCTTCTATGCTTGGGGAGAGCCGGTTTGGATCGTATTACTATTAATAGCATCGATGATAGGTTACTTATTTGCCCTCGGTATAGAAAAATATAGGGGGACCTGGATCGCGAAGGCGCAGTATATCGTCGCGATTGCCGTTAACATCGGAATATTAGGATTTTTCAAATATGCGGGGTTTTTGGTCGATAACGTTAACGCGATATTACCGTTCGATATCCCACATCCAGAGGTAACGCTACCTATCGGGATATCCTTTTTTACTTTTGAAATCATTTGTTATTTAACGGACGTCTATAAAGGAACGATCAAAGCTCCAAGATCGCCTAAGAAGCTATTGCTCTACGTTTCCTTCTTCCCGCATCTCGTTGCGGGTCCGATCATTCGTTACTCGGATATCGAGCAGCAGATCGACAATCCGAGAGTGACGATGGCTGGATTTAGCGAAGGAATAACTCGCTTTATGATCGGTCTCGGGAAAAAAGTAATCATCGCCAACTTACTCGGGGAGAGCGTGGAACAGATCCTCAACCCAAGCTCCGGGTCGGCATCCGTACTGGGGATTTGGTTCGGCGTATGTTTGTTTGCCCTGCAAATCTATTTTGATTTCTCGGGTTATTCGGATATGGCGATCGGTTTGGGTAAAATGTTCGGGTTTAATTTGCGCGAGAACTTCAACTATCCGTATGTGTCGAAGTCGGCCGGCGAATTCTGGCGGCGCTGGAATATGTCGCTCGGAGGGTTTTTCCGGGATTACGTATATATTCCGCTCGGAGGAAACCGAAGGTTTTATTTGCGTAACTTGTTTGTCGTCTGGTTCCTTACGGGATTCTGGCACGGCGCGAGCTGGAACTTCATCATTTGGGGGCTATATTTCGGCTTGCTGATTTATTTGGAAAGAGTGTTTCTCGGAAAATTGTTGGAGAAGGCGGGAGCCTTCGTTTCCCATGTGTACGGAGTACTGATGATGCTCATCGGTTGGGTATGGTTTTACTTTACCGATCTTAACGAAGCGGTCAAGGCATTGCTTATCATGTTCGGTCTCGATAATAAGGCTTTGTACACGCTTGAGCTGCAGATCTATTTCAAAGACAATATGTTGTTATTTTTTGTAGCGATCATCGCGTCTACGCCGCTTATGAAATGGACGTTTACGCGATTGGCGGAATCCAATCCGAAGCTTGGCGCCGGACTACATGGCGTTGGCGTACCGGTGCTGAATATCGCGATTCTTATCGTTGCAACGATACTGCTTATCGGCAGTACGTATAATCCGTTTCTTTACTATCGGTTCTAA
- a CDS encoding DHHW family protein, giving the protein MKLQVKLNLIFFLVFIFGVAAVNLLRPHSQSEEASKLEQRELAKQPEFTVDRFFEGQYTRDFDNYFSDNFAYRTALVEVGTSLKELRGFPEEEGVTIVSQGGDNMNGDSTGSSVSEVNSSNYLLLKDRAYIAFKFSAPAAEMYADALNRFSSLVDPKVRVYSLLAPSSVEFPINEDFKKLSDSQKDAFAHINSRLDAKIGQVDAYGGLAEHKDEYIYFRTDHHWTALGAYYAYAKFMDSIGETAVPLDKYKKGEIEGFLGTAYKQTLSKSNKLKSHPDTLTYYTPFVKNTYTMYSSTGKAIERKAVDPNYAKNSSTFYATFLGGDYPWGEIKTDNKNGKRIVVIKDSYANAFVPFLIPHFEKVYYLDPRHYKGNIIDFMTEQKITDVLFLNNSTVARNTGISKILNEKMDIGK; this is encoded by the coding sequence ATGAAATTACAGGTCAAGCTCAATCTCATATTTTTCTTGGTGTTCATATTCGGAGTAGCCGCCGTCAATCTGTTGCGTCCCCATTCTCAATCCGAAGAAGCTTCCAAACTTGAGCAACGCGAACTTGCCAAGCAACCGGAATTCACGGTCGATCGCTTTTTCGAAGGTCAGTACACGCGGGATTTCGATAATTATTTTTCCGATAACTTTGCTTATCGAACCGCGTTGGTTGAAGTCGGAACGAGTTTGAAAGAGCTCAGAGGGTTTCCTGAAGAAGAAGGGGTAACGATCGTTTCTCAGGGCGGAGATAACATGAACGGCGATAGCACGGGCAGCTCCGTATCCGAAGTAAACAGCAGCAATTATTTATTGTTGAAGGATCGGGCCTATATCGCCTTCAAATTCTCGGCACCCGCTGCCGAGATGTACGCCGATGCTCTGAATCGATTTAGTAGTTTGGTCGATCCCAAGGTTCGAGTATACTCGCTGCTTGCTCCTTCATCCGTCGAGTTTCCGATAAACGAAGATTTTAAGAAATTATCGGATTCGCAGAAAGACGCTTTTGCGCACATAAACTCTCGCTTAGATGCCAAGATCGGCCAAGTTGACGCTTATGGTGGGCTGGCTGAACACAAGGACGAATATATCTATTTCCGCACGGATCACCACTGGACGGCTCTTGGCGCTTATTATGCTTACGCGAAGTTCATGGACTCGATCGGCGAAACGGCGGTTCCGTTAGACAAATACAAAAAAGGCGAAATTGAAGGCTTCCTAGGTACGGCGTACAAGCAGACTTTAAGCAAGAGTAACAAATTGAAGTCTCACCCGGATACGCTGACCTATTACACGCCGTTCGTCAAAAACACCTACACGATGTATTCGTCTACCGGCAAAGCGATCGAACGCAAAGCCGTCGATCCGAACTATGCCAAAAACAGCAGCACCTTCTATGCGACATTCCTCGGCGGAGATTATCCTTGGGGAGAAATCAAGACGGACAACAAAAACGGCAAACGAATCGTCGTCATCAAAGATTCTTACGCTAACGCATTTGTTCCGTTCTTAATCCCGCATTTTGAAAAAGTATATTACTTGGATCCGCGTCATTATAAAGGCAATATCATCGACTTTATGACCGAACAAAAAATCACCGACGTCCTTTTCCTTAACAACTCAACCGTTGCTAGAAACACAGGAATCTCCAAAATCCTCAACGAAAAAATGGATATCGGTAAATAA
- a CDS encoding transposase, which produces MSIKLAAEKFAIFCKRFETEQDCLPALFSSKWPTGYVCPRCRHPEFYLISTRRLPLYECRSCRAQTSLISETIMAGSRTPIHLWFRAIYLHTQPNSINALQLSEAIGVTYKTAWLICHKIRHAMGKAESEQFLSGIVRVSDSVYCRRLSASFDWHKQEQPLLVGTSDDDARNIAKLKIKLQSKSPLKDKYDCPDMTPFIKEFVDPLAAPQVIKTRRYGRNMNKSLAWMGYDVTWWIGRIFRGIGPKHLQAYLNQFCYSWNHSGRSLFKSLLSDCARFSRITYSDLTHTSAVTRSSRHSRDHMRISSKTG; this is translated from the coding sequence GTGAGCATAAAACTTGCTGCCGAGAAATTCGCAATATTTTGCAAACGATTCGAGACGGAACAGGATTGCTTACCAGCCTTGTTCTCTTCAAAATGGCCCACAGGATATGTTTGCCCTCGTTGCAGACACCCTGAGTTTTATCTCATTTCTACGCGCAGGCTGCCTCTATATGAATGCCGTTCTTGTCGCGCGCAAACCTCCTTAATATCCGAAACTATCATGGCAGGCAGTCGCACCCCCATTCATCTATGGTTTCGGGCCATATACCTACATACCCAACCAAACTCTATTAATGCCCTTCAGCTATCCGAAGCTATTGGAGTTACTTATAAAACAGCCTGGTTAATCTGTCACAAAATTCGTCACGCGATGGGAAAAGCTGAATCTGAACAATTCCTTTCAGGAATAGTTCGCGTCTCGGACTCTGTCTATTGCAGAAGACTATCCGCCTCTTTTGATTGGCATAAACAAGAACAACCCCTTTTAGTCGGAACTTCCGATGATGATGCCAGGAATATCGCCAAGCTAAAAATAAAACTTCAGTCAAAATCTCCTTTAAAAGATAAATATGATTGTCCCGACATGACTCCATTTATCAAGGAGTTTGTTGATCCACTCGCCGCACCTCAGGTAATCAAAACAAGACGCTACGGTAGAAACATGAATAAATCGTTGGCTTGGATGGGATATGACGTAACATGGTGGATTGGAAGGATATTTCGCGGAATTGGTCCAAAGCATTTACAAGCTTACCTCAATCAGTTTTGCTACTCTTGGAATCATAGCGGTCGAAGTTTATTCAAAAGCCTACTATCCGACTGTGCGCGTTTTTCACGAATTACTTATTCGGATCTTACCCATACATCGGCTGTAACTCGCTCTTCAAGACATTCTAGGGACCACATGCGAATTTCATCGAAAACTGGATAA
- the lpdA gene encoding dihydrolipoyl dehydrogenase, whose protein sequence is MPIEVDVAIVGGGPGGYTAAVKAAQAGRSVVIIERDKLGGTCLHRGCIPSKSLLRSAEVYSTIGEAASYGVSLPEGSVSVDWKTVIHRKNGIVEQLHKGLQSLMKQNRIEVINGSARVIGPSIFSPRSGAIAVELPDGQSETVVPKNVIIATGSRPRRLDGLAYDGEHIATSDEALDWTNRPSSILIVGGGVIGVEWASMLSDFGTEVTIVETADRILPTEDKDVSAEIAKSLQKRGVKIVVNATLQATKCKLIDSAVHAEVDVKGEIQKLTAEKMLVSVGRQGNVENLGLENTDIKAEKGFVKVNPNTLQTGESHIYAIGDCIGGVQLAHAAMHEAAVALEHMTGNKPSRAADRDIPRCIYSRPEAASIGWTEADAKAEGFAVKSAKLPLRIFGKALVYGESEGFAKVVADSVTGDLLGVHLVGAHATELIAEASLAKLLDAIPWEIGRTIHPHPTLSEAMQEVMQALDGAAGHG, encoded by the coding sequence ATGCCAATCGAAGTCGATGTCGCCATCGTGGGCGGCGGGCCGGGAGGCTATACGGCAGCGGTCAAAGCGGCGCAAGCCGGCCGAAGCGTTGTTATTATCGAGCGGGACAAGCTAGGCGGTACCTGCTTGCATCGTGGCTGCATACCAAGCAAGTCGTTATTAAGAAGCGCGGAAGTATATTCTACGATCGGAGAAGCAGCATCATACGGCGTTTCTTTGCCGGAAGGTTCGGTATCCGTCGATTGGAAGACGGTAATTCATCGTAAAAACGGCATCGTCGAACAACTTCATAAAGGGCTGCAGTCGTTGATGAAACAGAATCGGATCGAAGTTATCAACGGAAGCGCTCGAGTAATCGGACCGTCTATTTTTTCTCCTAGGAGCGGGGCTATTGCGGTAGAACTCCCTGACGGGCAATCGGAAACCGTTGTCCCGAAAAACGTTATTATAGCAACCGGATCCCGTCCTCGCCGACTAGACGGTCTAGCTTATGACGGAGAGCATATCGCAACAAGCGACGAAGCGTTAGATTGGACGAATAGGCCATCATCTATTCTAATTGTTGGCGGCGGCGTTATCGGCGTGGAATGGGCTTCCATGCTTAGCGATTTCGGAACCGAAGTTACGATCGTCGAGACGGCGGATCGCATTTTGCCGACGGAAGATAAGGACGTTAGCGCGGAAATCGCGAAATCGCTGCAGAAAAGAGGCGTAAAGATCGTTGTTAACGCGACTCTTCAAGCGACTAAGTGCAAGCTTATCGATTCTGCTGTTCACGCTGAAGTGGACGTTAAAGGCGAGATTCAAAAACTAACGGCGGAGAAGATGCTCGTATCCGTCGGACGGCAAGGGAACGTGGAAAACTTAGGACTCGAGAATACGGATATCAAGGCGGAAAAAGGCTTCGTAAAAGTGAATCCGAATACGCTGCAAACGGGAGAGTCCCATATCTATGCTATCGGCGATTGCATCGGAGGCGTACAACTCGCGCATGCGGCCATGCATGAAGCTGCTGTCGCACTGGAACATATGACGGGAAATAAGCCTTCGCGAGCCGCCGATCGGGACATCCCGAGATGTATTTATTCTCGGCCGGAGGCAGCTTCGATCGGATGGACCGAAGCGGATGCAAAAGCCGAGGGATTCGCAGTGAAGTCCGCAAAATTGCCTCTGCGTATTTTCGGCAAAGCATTGGTATACGGAGAAAGCGAGGGCTTCGCGAAGGTCGTCGCGGATTCGGTTACGGGCGATCTGCTCGGCGTTCATCTCGTGGGGGCGCATGCGACCGAGCTTATAGCCGAAGCTTCGTTAGCGAAATTGCTGGATGCCATACCATGGGAAATCGGCCGTACGATTCATCCGCATCCGACTTTGTCCGAAGCGATGCAGGAAGTGATGCAGGCGCTTGACGGCGCGGCAGGACATGGCTAA